The Carnobacterium sp. 17-4 genome has a window encoding:
- a CDS encoding GW dipeptide domain-containing protein: MKKNNRKKLFFTLSSGMLLSLGTNQEVIYAAEAKQPEIINNIELVNNAIVIEDITAYSMEGENKVEVKDLIEQITITQIDEKTYKVSGNTLENSEVILVIDDTEKFMGISNEDGNFEIEIKELAEASSVRAFIKDNQDNTYSVEFPLADLIQQLEIIEQPVNDDVSEAEKPTAEESTPVVEEPTEIPSEEEESAPVVEEPTEIPSEEEESAPVVEEPTEVPSEEEESTPVVEEPIKVPSEGEESTPIVEEPTELPSEEGKSAPVIEEPTKVPNAVKETVTEKEIPKTNTIQTFTMAKTTATRTAVNGVYTVKSGDFSGAIASSFGISLAQLLDWNPQIKNANVISVGQKINVTKAAYEKYLNDNKGNNQAQPRPFKTNQEFIDFITPYAVEIANAYGKDQLYASVMIAQAAHESAFGQSLLASPPYYNLFGIKGSYNGQTIPMGTWEDVNGGIINITANFRDYPSYYESMMDYADLLRTGLTGSPNFYAKAWVKNTNSYKDATKFLTGTYATDTQYNVKVNNIIEQYNLTQYDSYIVDSDLKDTVNVSYNALISLSGYTIDSRPWGTAGYQTLDKTNTYLGSEVKVTKETSNGKYALVTYNGNVLGWVDKTALEMSTKIGDVSSSVPVSYKAKISKSGYSIDTLPWGTSGYQTLAKSTDYVGQEIEVVKEAKNGTYSLISLNGKLLGWVDSNAISTYDVEVNIPASHTTSYEAIINEAGYSIDTKPWGMSGYHTLNQTSDYLGRTIEVVKQTNNNQYVLISHDEKLLGWVDKKALKIYEVVTDIASSQPVNYKAVVDKNSYSIDTMPWGTVGYQTIAKTTDYVGTEVDVIRKKNSYVLISVNGEAIGWVDKNALKSYNVVTDITGANSVSFTGIVSKSAFSIDTKPWGTSGYQTVGKTTDYVGTPVKVTKQKGSYVLIETNGQSLGWVDRKAIQLYTVDAAIPSSKNVSYSAVVAKSAFSIDTKPWGTKGYQTVAKTNNFIGKKVDVMKETGNGKYVLISLDGVTLGWVDKKSLN; this comes from the coding sequence TCATTAGGAACAAATCAAGAAGTTATCTACGCAGCTGAAGCAAAACAGCCTGAAATAATAAATAATATTGAATTAGTCAATAATGCAATTGTTATTGAAGACATTACTGCTTATAGCATGGAAGGTGAAAATAAGGTAGAAGTTAAAGATTTGATTGAACAAATAACCATTACTCAAATAGATGAAAAAACATATAAAGTATCAGGTAATACATTAGAAAATAGTGAAGTTATTCTTGTCATTGATGATACTGAAAAGTTTATGGGTATCTCAAATGAAGACGGCAACTTTGAAATAGAGATTAAAGAGTTAGCAGAAGCTTCGTCTGTGAGAGCTTTTATAAAAGATAATCAAGATAATACATATTCTGTAGAGTTTCCATTAGCAGATCTTATTCAACAATTAGAGATAATTGAGCAACCTGTAAATGATGATGTATCTGAAGCAGAAAAACCCACTGCCGAAGAATCAACGCCAGTAGTAGAAGAACCAACAGAAATACCAAGCGAAGAGGAAGAATCAGCACCAGTAGTAGAAGAACCAACAGAAATACCAAGCGAAGAGGAAGAATCAGCACCAGTAGTAGAAGAACCAACAGAAGTACCAAGCGAAGAGGAAGAATCAACGCCAGTAGTAGAAGAACCAATAAAGGTACCAAGTGAAGGTGAAGAATCAACGCCAATAGTAGAAGAACCAACAGAATTACCGAGTGAAGAAGGAAAATCAGCGCCAGTAATAGAAGAACCAACAAAAGTACCGAATGCAGTAAAAGAAACTGTAACTGAAAAAGAAATTCCTAAAACTAATACGATACAAACATTTACTATGGCTAAGACCACAGCTACACGTACTGCCGTAAATGGTGTTTATACAGTTAAGTCTGGAGATTTTTCTGGAGCCATTGCAAGTTCATTTGGCATTTCATTAGCACAATTACTAGATTGGAATCCTCAAATAAAAAATGCGAATGTAATTAGTGTAGGGCAAAAAATTAATGTAACAAAAGCTGCTTATGAAAAATACTTAAATGATAATAAAGGAAATAATCAAGCTCAACCTCGTCCTTTCAAAACAAATCAAGAATTTATAGATTTTATAACGCCTTATGCTGTAGAGATTGCAAACGCATATGGCAAAGACCAATTGTATGCATCTGTAATGATTGCTCAAGCTGCACATGAAAGTGCATTTGGTCAAAGTTTACTTGCTTCTCCACCATACTATAATTTATTTGGAATTAAAGGATCGTATAATGGTCAAACAATTCCGATGGGAACTTGGGAAGATGTAAATGGCGGTATTATAAACATTACTGCTAATTTTAGAGATTATCCTTCTTATTATGAATCAATGATGGATTATGCTGATTTGCTTAGAACTGGGTTAACAGGATCTCCTAATTTTTATGCCAAAGCATGGGTTAAAAATACAAACTCTTATAAAGATGCTACAAAGTTTCTTACTGGAACTTATGCTACTGATACGCAATATAATGTTAAGGTTAATAACATCATTGAGCAGTATAATTTAACTCAATATGACTCATATATTGTTGATTCAGATTTGAAAGATACGGTAAATGTTTCATATAATGCATTAATATCTTTAAGCGGTTATACAATAGATTCTAGACCTTGGGGTACCGCTGGATACCAGACGTTAGACAAAACAAATACTTATTTAGGTTCGGAAGTAAAAGTTACAAAAGAAACTTCAAATGGAAAATATGCATTGGTAACTTATAATGGAAATGTACTAGGTTGGGTAGATAAAACAGCTTTAGAAATGTCTACGAAAATAGGAGATGTATCATCTTCAGTACCGGTTAGTTACAAAGCAAAAATTTCTAAATCAGGTTACTCAATCGATACGCTACCATGGGGAACTTCTGGATATCAAACTTTGGCTAAATCTACGGATTATGTTGGACAAGAAATTGAAGTCGTTAAAGAAGCTAAGAATGGAACTTATTCATTGATTTCCTTGAATGGTAAATTGCTAGGTTGGGTGGATAGCAATGCTATATCAACTTATGATGTTGAAGTAAATATTCCCGCTTCACATACTACTTCATATGAAGCAATTATTAATGAAGCGGGCTATTCAATTGATACTAAACCATGGGGGATGAGTGGATACCATACACTTAACCAAACTTCTGATTATCTAGGCAGAACAATTGAAGTAGTAAAACAAACAAATAATAACCAGTATGTTCTAATCTCTCATGATGAAAAGTTATTAGGTTGGGTAGACAAAAAAGCATTAAAAATTTATGAAGTTGTGACGGATATTGCATCATCTCAACCAGTTAATTATAAAGCAGTTGTTGATAAAAATTCATATTCCATTGATACAATGCCATGGGGTACTGTTGGATACCAAACGATCGCTAAAACTACTGATTATGTAGGTACTGAAGTTGATGTCATCAGAAAAAAAAATAGTTATGTTCTGATTTCTGTTAATGGAGAAGCAATAGGATGGGTAGATAAAAATGCTTTGAAGTCATATAATGTTGTAACAGATATTACAGGAGCAAATTCAGTTTCATTTACTGGAATTGTTTCGAAATCAGCTTTTTCAATTGATACTAAACCATGGGGAACTTCTGGATATCAAACCGTTGGGAAAACTACAGATTATGTTGGGACTCCTGTTAAAGTAACAAAACAAAAAGGATCTTATGTATTAATCGAAACAAATGGACAATCATTAGGCTGGGTAGATAGAAAAGCTATACAGCTGTATACAGTGGATGCTGCTATTCCCTCATCTAAAAATGTTTCATATAGTGCTGTTGTAGCAAAATCAGCTTTTTCAATTGATACTAAGCCATGGGGAACTAAAGGCTATCAAACGGTTGCAAAGACCAATAATTTTATTGGGAAAAAAGTGGACGTTATGAAAGAAACTGGAAATGGTAAATATGTTTTAATTTCATTAGATGGTGTTACTTTAGGCTGGGTAGATAAAAAAAGCCTTAACTAA